The Malus sylvestris chromosome 12, drMalSylv7.2, whole genome shotgun sequence genome contains a region encoding:
- the LOC126594550 gene encoding AP2-like ethylene-responsive transcription factor At2g41710, whose amino-acid sequence MASSSSDPGPKTESGGGSGGGGAEPSEAVMASDQLMVYRGVKKSKKERGCTAKERISKMPPCAAGKRSSIYRGVTRHRWTGRYEAHLWDKSTWNQNQNKKGKQVYLGAYDDEEAAARAYDLAALKYWGPGTLINFPVTDYTRDLEEMQNLSREEYLASLRRKSSGFSRGLSKYRGLSSRWEPSLGRMGGSEYFNSLHYGTGVDPATESELLGAFCIERKIDLTSYIKWWGPNRSRQAETSMKSSEETKHGCVGDIGAELKTLEWEIQPTEPYQMPRLGISHVSKKHKGTRVSAMSILSRSAAYKNLQEKASQKEEKDADNDENENKNTIHKMDYGKAVEKSTSHDEGLSSALGMSGGPSHQRDVFPLAPFLSAPLLTSYSAIDPLVDPILWTSLAPVLPSGISRPTEITKTETSSSFALFQPEE is encoded by the exons ATGGCGTCGTCGTCCTCGGATCCCGGTCCGAAGACCGAAAGCGGTGGCGGCAGTGGCGGTGGGGGTGCAGAGCCGTCGGAGGCGGTGATGGCGAGCGATCAGCTAATGGTGTACAGAGGGGTAAAGAAAtcgaagaaagagagaggatgTACGGCGAAAGAGCGCATCAGCAAGATGCCTCCGTGTGCTGCTGGAAAACGCAGCTCCATTTACCGTGGAGTCACTCG GCATAGGTGGACAGGTCGGTATGAGGCTCATCTTTGGGATAAAAGTACTTGGAATCAGAACCAGAATAAGAAGGGAAAGCAAg TTTACTTGG GGGCCTATGACGATGAAGAGGCTGCAGCTAGAGCTTATGATCTTGCTGCCTTGAAATATTGGGGTCCTGGCACTCTCATCAATTTTCCT GTTactgattacacaagggatctTGAAGAGATGCAGAATCTGTCAAGGGAGGAATACCTTGCTTCTCTTCGGAG GAAAAGCAGTGGTTTCTCAAGAGGACTTTCTAAGTACCGTGGGCTTTCCAG TCGTTGGGAGCCGTCACTGGGTCGTATGGGTGGATCTGAGTACTTCAATAGCTTACATTATG GTACAGGCGTTGATCCAGCAACAGAAAGTGAACTTTTGGGAGCTTTTTGCATTGAAAGAAAGATTGACCTAACAAGTTACATCAAGTGGTGGGGACCCAACAGATCTCGTCAAGCTGAAACTAGCATGAAATCGTCAGAAGAAACAAAACACGGTTGTGTTGGAGATATTGGAGCTGAACTTAAAACATTGGAATGGGAAATCCAGCCTACTGAACCATACCAGATGCCCCGTTTGGGCATCTCCCATGTAAGTAAAAAGCATAAAGGTACCAGAGTCTCAGCCATGAGCATCCTTTCAAGGTCAGCGGCATATAAGAACTTGCAAGAGAAAGCATCAcaaaaggaggaaaaagatgcaGATAATGAtgagaatgaaaacaaaaataccATCCACAAGATGGACTATGGCAAAGCAGTTGAGAAATCCACAAGTCATGATGAGGGACTTAGTTCTGCATTAGGAATGAGTGGTGGACCATCTCACCAAAGAGATGTGTTCCCATTGGCTCCCTTCTTGTCTGCACCACTTCTGACCAGCTACAGTGCCATCGATCCCTTGGTAGACCCCATTCTCTGGACGTCTCTTGCTCCTGTTCTTCCTTCTGGAATTTCTCGTCCTACTGAG ATTACAAAGACCGAGACTAGTTCAAGTTTCGCTTTATTTCAGCCCGAAGAATGA
- the LOC126594553 gene encoding transcription initiation factor IIB-2-like translates to MSDAYCPDCKRQTEVVSDHSAGDTVCSECGLVLESHSIDETSEWRTFANESGDNDPVRVGGPTNPLLADGGLSTVIAKPNGASGEFLSSSLGRWQNRGSNPDRGLILAFKTIATMSDRLGLVATIKDRANEIYKRVEDQKSSRGRNQDALLAACLYIACRQEDKPRTVKEICSVANGATKKEIGRAKEYIVKQLGLEKGQSVEMGTIHAGDFMRRFCSNLGMTNQAVKAAQEAVTKSEEFDIRRSPISIAAAVIYIITQLSDDKKPLKDISVATGVAEGTIRNSYKDLHPHVSKIIPGWYATEDALKNLCSP, encoded by the exons ATGTCTGATGCGTATTGCCCCGACTGCAAGCGCCAGACGGAGGTCGTGTCTGACCACTCGGCCGGCGACACCGTATGCTCCGAGTGCGGCCTAGTGCTGGAATCCCATTCCATCGACGAGACCTCGGAGTGGCGTACCTTCGCCAACGAGTCGGGCGATAACGACCCGGTCCGTGTTGGCGGCCCTACCAACCCCTTGTTGGCCGATGGCGGGCTGTCCACTGTCATAGCCAAGCCTAATGGGGCTTCTGGTGAGTTCTTGTCTTCGTCCTTGGGTCGGTGGCAGAACCGTGGGTCTAATCCGGATCGGGGCTTGATACTGGCCTTCAAAACCATTGCTACCATGTCTGATAG GTTGGGCCTTGTTGCAACCATCAAG GATCGGGCTAATGAGATATATAAAAGGGTGGAAGATCAGAAATCTAGTAGAGGAAGAAATCAGGATGCACTATTGGCTGCTTGCCTGTACATTGCTTGTCGACAAGAAGATAAGCCACGCACTGTAAAGG AAATTTGCTCCGTCGCCAATGGAGCCACAAAGAAGGAAATTGGCCGAGCAAAAGAATACATAGTGAAACAACTGGGATTAGAGAAGGGTCAGTCAGTGGAGATGGGAACAATACATGCTGGGGACTTTATG AGGCGATTCTGTTCCAATCTTGGTATGACTAATCAAGCAGTCAAAGCTGCCCAAGAAGCCGTGACAAAGTCAGAAGAATTCGATATAAG GAGGAGCCCTATATCGATAGCAGCAGCAGTTATTTATATTATCACCCAGCTTTCAGACGACAAGAAGCCTCTCAAAG ATATCTCCGTTGCTACTGGAGTAGCAGAAGGAACAATCAGAAACTCTTATAAAGACCTTCATCCCCATGTGTCAAAGATTATACCTGGCTGGTACGCAACGGAGGATGCTCTCAAGAACCTTTGCAGCCCTTGA